Below is a window of Candidatus Zixiibacteriota bacterium DNA.
ACCGGGAGTTACACGTCGACCGCTATTGAATGGGCTGGACGACCTACGACTGTCTGTCACTTCGCCTTCGGCTACTACTATTGCAAGTACGGGAAGACGAGGCCATCCATCGTTTAACAATGTGTCGGTTTGATAGCGCCGAAAGCTAATCTCGGTCATGGAACGGAGAATATCGTCATGCATCTTGTCTCGATAACTCAGGCCGTCGACGAGGCCAAGCGACAACGCCTCCTCGGATGTGAACGGTCCCAGGTCAATCATGGACTTCACCGAATCCGGCGACAGACCACGACCCTCCGCTATTCCAATTACAAACTGATCATAAAGATCATCCAACAGTCGGTTGGTGGCCTCGCAACCTTCCTCACTAGCTGTCTTGTGAGTGTATGCTTCAGCTGCCTGTTTGTATTTGCCAAATCGAACCAGATCAGCTTTAATCCCCAGTTTCTCCATTGTCCCGGCATAGAAGGTCAATTCTGCCCTGAGCCCGATGAGGTTCAACTGGCTCACCGGCGGGATAAGTATCAGGTTGGCTACACTCGCTACATAGTAGCCAATGTTATTGGGGCGGCTAATATGGCAGATCACCTCTTTTCCCTGCCGACGGAAATATGACAGCGCATCGCGTAGTTCCTGGGCCTGTCCAAATCCAAGTGACAGGCTGTTCAGACCAATAACCATCTCACCAATTGAATGGTCATCAGCAGCCCGATAGATGTTCAACAGGACAGACCAAAACGGTGTTTTCTGACGTCCGATTACTGGCCGAACGGGATTCTCTTCCGGCCGCCCCGAAACTGCCAAGCGTAATCTTCTTTTCCGAGGGGGAATAATCGATGCTTGACGTTGCGAGCTAGCTCCCATGTACACAATGGAGCGGGTGTGGTCCCCTGCCCTGGTGAAATCACTCTGTCCACCAGTGAAGTATTTCCGTAAATTGACGCGAAACCCCAACTGGAAAGCTCCATCAGAATCAATTTGACCTTCGACAAACAGACCCGGCACCGGAACAAGCTCAGCATGGTAGCTGTAATGGGCATCCTTGAAACTCTGGCGTGTGGAGAGGAAAGCATCAACAGCCACTGTCAGCTTGCCTGGTAGCGGTCGATAGGCCAATGAGTATCGCTGTTGAGTCTCGGTCCGATCGCCGTCGAGGCGACCCCGATTAAGGTTGGAGAACACTGCCGCCCAACTAAACGGTCCCCCTGGTCGACCTGACACAGACATGTCCCAGAAATGGCGTTTATGGTATCCTGTCGGTCCCTCCTTATAATACCGATACGCTCCTCCCACACACAGCGAACGTCCCAGAGGAAAGCCGGAGGCGAAGATATGTTCCTGATAATTACGCTCATTGGGATTGTAGAGTCGTCTGTAGGCTGTGGACAAACCCTTATTGGCAACAACCGTGCCCCAACTCCTGGTAAATGAACCGTCATCGTGTTGAGCCATCAACTGATACTCAACGGCATCAAACCAACCCAGCATAGATGGATTACACCAGACTGCCTCCGACCCATAGACAGTTGCTGCTGGATGATAATGAAAAATACCTGTCGGTGTAGCTATCCGGGTTGCTGATAGCGACCCGACGGAGAGACCACCAAGCACAACAAGCCAGAGTATTACCCGGCGACGGATGGTCATTCTCATTCCTCCTCCATGTCGATGCCACGGACAAAAATGTTGCCGTCACCTCTGATTAAACCGTTGATACCTCCTGCACCGCTACCGGCAACGAGGCTTAACCTGTCCCGTTGGATGAGATCGGCCAGAAACCGAAGCCCACTCACCTCAATCTTACCCTCGTCACCGACCGATAGTGATAACGTCGCCGACAGGTCGTCTGGCACGCTAATGTCAATATCTTCAAATCTATTGCTGACTACAATCTGTTCTCCGGTCATGTCGGCGATCTCTATGACAACAGGAGCTGACCTGCCGCGGATGATATTGCGGTCACCACGCGGACGGAAATCGATCAATTCGATACGACCAAAGCTGTTCTTGACGCTTATTTGACCGTCAAAACCGTCAATACGAATATCTCCTCCCTGATTGCGGAATACAGCCTGATCGTCAGGGCTGTAAATCTCACGAGCCTCAAGAGTAGAATTGGATGTTTCGACTGAGACTTCGCCGGAGATGCGGGAGATCGTCAGACGCCGATTGGCAGTTGTCAGATCAACCTGTCCAGTCACATCTGAAACCTGCAGACGGCCCAACGAAGAAGGTACTACGAATCCTGAGAACGGTCCGACAGCATTCAGATCGAAGTAAGTGGCATTGACCTCAAGAAATGAGTTCACGGGGACAGAAATCTCGATCTCGATAGTGGTTGCTTCATCCGTCTCCCATGGTGGTGGGTTCGGCGCTCGTAATTGGAGACGAACTCCACCGGCGACCCGATCCAGATCAACTGCGACCATGTCGATATGATCAATCGCTCGCGATCGGTCGGAGGACCTGGACTTCAAGAAATACTCCAGCGAGACCTTTTGTTCCGGCACCGTGCGTATGCGAATGCTGCCGGTCATAGTTGCCGCCGACTGAATCACGACCCTGTTGCCTTCCTCAAGGCCGATTACTCTGGACAGCAATCCGGTCGAGAACATACCGTTCTCGTCCTGTGTGATTTTCTGAGCCGATCCCGATCCGGCCATAATAAGGAGGCCGGTGAGGACAAGTAACACGATTCCTGTTCTTTGCATTGTCTACCCGCTCACAAAGCTATCATAAACTTGTTTCATAACTATAGACCCCGCCACTGCGGCGTTAAGCGACTCCACGCGGCGAGAATGCCCGATACGCAGGATCACCGAGGCCAGAGATCGCATCTCATCTGACAATCCTTCCGCCTCAGAACCGACAGCCATGAGCCGTATCTGAGCTCCGCGTAATTGCTGGTAGCATGATCGCCAGCTTCGACC
It encodes the following:
- a CDS encoding S49 family peptidase, translated to MRMTIRRRVILWLVVLGGLSVGSLSATRIATPTGIFHYHPAATVYGSEAVWCNPSMLGWFDAVEYQLMAQHDDGSFTRSWGTVVANKGLSTAYRRLYNPNERNYQEHIFASGFPLGRSLCVGGAYRYYKEGPTGYHKRHFWDMSVSGRPGGPFSWAAVFSNLNRGRLDGDRTETQQRYSLAYRPLPGKLTVAVDAFLSTRQSFKDAHYSYHAELVPVPGLFVEGQIDSDGAFQLGFRVNLRKYFTGGQSDFTRAGDHTRSIVYMGASSQRQASIIPPRKRRLRLAVSGRPEENPVRPVIGRQKTPFWSVLLNIYRAADDHSIGEMVIGLNSLSLGFGQAQELRDALSYFRRQGKEVICHISRPNNIGYYVASVANLILIPPVSQLNLIGLRAELTFYAGTMEKLGIKADLVRFGKYKQAAEAYTHKTASEEGCEATNRLLDDLYDQFVIGIAEGRGLSPDSVKSMIDLGPFTSEEALSLGLVDGLSYRDKMHDDILRSMTEISFRRYQTDTLLNDGWPRLPVLAIVVAEGEVTDSRRSSSPFNSGRRVTPGTMAAALESVQCQPDVKGVVWRINSPGGLAMAGERIYHSVDELSRHKSLVVSMANVTASAGYYFSTPGRRLFASPGSVTGSIGIYGGKADLSGLHKKIGLGKEMYTRGKFAGMLSNIRPFTDEERARYRDQLGAFYNHFVRLVAESRGLSIDSTDALSQGRVWTGREALEIGLVDELGGLRRALDYTANALGLTDYRVEVYPQRRSWFAFPGLSLFTSMAKLFDGEADPVEAVSDMLFPVGEGIILARMPYDIEFE